The DNA sequence TAGAACTGCTGCTCTCAGGTGTGGTGCTGAAAACCGAGATTGATAAGGCACTTCAAGAAGGCGATCAGCAGAGATTTCAGGAAAAAGTGCAGCAGTATAAAAAGGTCTGCAGCAGCTGCTTGTGGGAACTTTAATCTTACCAGCTTGTTCCTGCTAGCTTTATCGGAGGTTAGCAGGAATTTATTTATTTGATGTGGAATTTTCATATAGAGGTGAAGGGGATGCAGGTAAAAAGAACTAAATCGCCGTTGCAAGAGTGGATTGAAACGATTGTCGGGGCAGCCGTACTTACTGCTTTTATTATTATTTTTATTGCGCAGTCATTTGTTGTGGATGGAAGTTCAATGATGCCTACGCTTGAAAATAACCAGCGGCTGCTGGTGGATAAGCTGACATATCGGTTCCGGGAACCCCGGCATGGAGATATTGTAGTTTTCAAATATCCGGCCAATCCTAAAGAAGAATTTATTAAACGAGTCATTGCTGTGCCGGGAGACGCTGTTGCGATTGCCGGCGGAAAGGTATATGTTAACGGCGTTGTAATCGAAGAAGATTATATTGCCGAGACCACAATCAGAGGATTCAACCCTCACATCGTTCCCGAGGGCCATTATTTTGTCTTAGGGGACAACCGCAATAACAGTTTAGACAGCCGCGATCCTCGGGTAGGATTCGTACCGCGGGAGAATATTGTCGGCAGAGCAATTTGGTCTTATTGGCCTTTGGATCGAATTCATATTTTCCGGATGCCGGAAGCTTTTGCCGGGATTGCTGATCAGGAGTGATTATTTTGAACCAGTTTGATGACTATCAGGAGCAAGCAAAACGCACTTTAAATACAGAAGTTAAAGATCTATATTTATATGCCAACTTAGGCATGGGCTTAGCCGGTGAAGCAGGAGAAGTCTGCGATTATCTGAAAAAAGTAGTTTTTCACGGCCACGAGCTAGACGCTCAGAAAGTGGAGGAAGAGCTGGGAGATGTGCTCTGGTATCTGGCTAACTTAGCGGATGCTGTAGGCCTTTCCCTCAGCGAAATTGCGGAAAAAAACATTGCTAAATTGCGTAAGCGCTATCCAAACGGCTTTGAGCAGGTTCGCTCGCAGGAGCGCGGATAATAAGTACAGCACCCGATTTACGGGTGCTGTTTGATTTTCATCGTTAAACTGATTCTGCCCTGCGCTTCATCGACACTGAGCACCTGCACGGTCACAATATCCCCGACCTGCAGAACATCGGTGGGATGGCTGATGTATTGTTCGCTGATCTGGGAGATATGGACCAATCCCGCTTTTTGAACGCCGATATCAACAAAGGCGCCGAAGTCAACCACATTTTGGACAGTGCCTTTGAGGATCATCCCCGGACGCAGATCAGAGATTTCCAGCACATCTGCTCTAAAGAACGGAGGAGGAAGCTCATCTCTGGGATCCCTGCCCGGCTGGGCCAGGGCGGCTAAAATATCTCGGACTGTAGGTTCACCGGCATTAAGCTCTGCAGCAACCGCTTTGGGATCCAGGGTCTTCAGCTTAGCCCTGATTTCTGGAAGCGATGTATTTAAATCTTGGGTCTCATATCCGATTAACCGCAGAATCTGCCGGGCTAAGGGATAGGATTCAGGATGCACAGCGGTATTATCGAGAGGATCTGTGCTTTGGGCGATGCGCAGGAATCCGGCGCACTGCTCAAATGTCTTTGCTCCCAAACCTTTAATTTCTTTAAGCTGCTCCCGGCTGGTAAATCCTCCGATTTCGCTGCGGTACGCAGATATTCTTTCCGCAACCGGTGCGGTTAAGCCCGAAACATGCCTCAGTAAAGCGGGAGAAGCGCTGTTTAGCTCCACACCCACATAGTTGACGCAGCTTTCCACAACTTCCCCTAAAGCCTTGGCCAGCTCCTTTTGATTGACATCATGCTGATAGAGGCCGACACCAATTGATTTAGGATCGATTTTAACCAGTTCTGCCAGTGGATCAATAACCCGGCGGGCAATTGAGACTGCTCCCCGCATGGAAACATCAAGTTCCGGAAACTCCTGCCTGGCTAGATCTGATGCGGAATAAACTGAGGCTCCGGCTTCATTCACCACCAGATATTCTAGTTTGCGGTTGTGGTTTTTAATCAGTTCTGCCACCAGCTGTTCTGTTTCGCGACTGGCAGTGCCGTTGCCGATCGTGATTAAATCGATCTTATGTTTATCAACCATCTCAGCCAGCACTTGCAGCGACTGCTCCCACTGATTGCGGGGATCATGAGGATAAATTGTCGCAGTTGCCAGCAGGTCGCCATAGCTGTTGAGCGCAGCGACCTTACAGCCGGTGCGGTACGCCGGATCAATGCCTAACAGATTTCTGCCGCGCACCGGAGCCTGCATCAACAGCTGCCTTAAGTTCTTGGCAAAGATGGCAATGCTGTGTTCTTCCGCAGTTTCCGTCAGCTGATTGCGGATTTCCCGCTCCACACTTGGTGCCAGCAGCCGCTGATAGCTGTCTTCAATCACAGCGTGCAGCCACTGGGATCCGGGACTGGTAGAAGAAGTGATCAGCTTTTTGGCAAAGCTGCGATAAATCGGTTCCGGTTCGACAGAAAGCTTAACTTTTAAAGCTTTCAGCCGTTCCCCTCGATTGATCGCCAGCACCCGATGGGGGGGAATCTTATGGACCGGTTCTTGGTAATCAAAGTACATCTTGAATTCCAAATCCTGCTCCGAAGGCTCCTTATTGGCCGCTTCGCAGACAATCACGCCATAATTCCAGGTAAAATGGCGGGCTGTCTGCCGCAGATTTGGATCATCGGCAAAGCGTTCCGCGAGAATATCGGCTGCCCCTTGAAGCGCCGCTTCGATCGAATCCACTTCTTCGCTGATAAAAGGTTCAGCCAGCTTGTCCAGAGCTGCGCCGCTCTGCTCGAAAATCAAGTCTGCAAGGGGTTCCAACCCCTTTTCTTTGGCGATCGAAGCTCTGGTGCGGCGCTTAGGCCGGAATGGTCGATAGATGTCTTCCAGGGCCTGGAGAGTTACCGCGCTTTGAATCTGCTTTTGAATTTCCTCTGTCAGTTTGTCCTGCTCCGCAATTAAGCTTAGCACCTCACTCTTGCGTGTTTCCAGATTGCGCAGATAACTCAATCTGTCAGCGAGATTGCGGATTACTACTTCGTCTAACTCCCCGGTTGCTTCTTTACGATAGCGCGCAATAAAGGGAATGGTGTTGCCTTCGTCTAATAACTTAACTGTTTGCTCCACTTGTTTAGCACTAATTTTTAGTTCCTGAGCTATTTGGTGAATAATATCCATAAATTGAGGCTTGCGCCTGCCTCCTTCCCAGCCGATTTATCGGCACCTTGATTATATCAGATATTTATAGGATTTCGTCAAGACAAAGGAGAATATTGAGAGATAAGCAGACAATGAGGTGAATCAGGTTGTTAAGTGAGTACTTAACTGTGGCGAAAGCCAGTGAAATAGTTTTAATTGAGCGCAAATCCAAGTTTATCGGCCGGGCAAAGCCGGTCAGCACAGTTGAAGAAGCGGAAGAGTTCATCGCCGAAATCAGCAAAAAGCACTGGGATGCTACCCATAATGTCTACGCTTATGTTGTCGGCAACCAGGCTGAGCAGCAGAAATGCTCTGATGACGGTGAACCAAGCGGCACTTCCGGACTGCCTACCCTAGAGGCGATCAAATCTCTTGATATGGTTAATGTAGTGGTCGTAACCACCCGCTATTTTGGCGGCACACTCCTCGGCCGGGGAGGTTTAATCCGCGCTTACGGCGGTGCAGCCGCGGAAGCACTGCGGGCAGCGGGAATTGTCCGCTATGTGCCTCACCAGCGCATTAAGGTAACCGTAGACTACACCTTGATGGGCAAGGTCCAGAATGAACTAGTCAACAGCGGTGTGATAATTCATGATACTGAGTACCTTGCGGAAGTAACCTTTAGTGTGGATGTCCTTCCTGATCAAGTTGATCAGATTTACCGCATGCTCCAGGAGATCACTGCGGATCAGTTCCAGTGGCAGCCGGATGTCCAGGTATACCATCAGATTCCGGTCGAAAATTTACCATAGCAGTTATTTTGTGTTCGTAGTATAATATATTTATGCATAGTATTAGGTGAGGGAGGGCTGAATATCAGCAGATATAATCGTTTCTTAATAGTGTTATTTTTGATTTTGGCAGTAACACCGGTTGTTGCAGCTGCTTTTCCTAAGCCGGTCGGATATGTCAATGACTTTGCAGGTATCCTCAACAGCGGCAGCAGGGCACATATTACAGCCATTGCCGAATCTCTGGCAGAGGAGCAGGGAATAGAACTAGCAGTTGTAACAATTTCAGATATTGGTGATGAGATTTTAGAGAACTATGCTGTAGATTTGTTTGCAGAATGGGGAATAGGTGGTCCGGAAGACAGCGGTATTTTAATTCTACTGGTACTTGAATCCCGGGATCTGCGGGTTGAGACCGGATACGGCATTGAAACCGTGCTGCCAGCTGGAAAAGTGGGCGCCATTCTTGATCAATACGTCATCCCGCATCTAGCGAAGAATGATTACAATACCGGATTGGTTGAAGCTGCAAGAGTTTTTCAAGCAGTATTGAGCGATGAGTCTTTTGAATTAGATAGAAAAACCGACGATTCAGGTGACTTAACAGCATTTTTGGTTTTTGTTGCGATAGCTATCTTTATCTCAGTGATGGCCCGCAAGCAGCCTCCAAATACTCCGGGGGGGACAGGTGGTTCCGGAACCGGAGGCAGAGGGTATCCCCGCACTGTAATTGTTCCGACTACCCGGATTCCGCGCTCCGGTGGGGGAGGACGCAGCGGAGGATTCGGAGGATTTGGCGGAGGACGCAGCGGTGGCGGCGGTGCCAGCCGTAAATTCTAGACTAAGTATTGGAGGGTCAGCGATGAAAAAAGGTTCTTTGGTCTTAGGCATTATTGTAATTCTTTTAGTGGCTCTTATCGGTGGAGTCGTCTCCAGCTATAACTCGCTGGTAAGCATGGAAACGGCAGTAGATTCCAGCTGGGCAGAGGTTGAAAACCTGCTGCAGAATCGGGCTGATTTAATTCCCAATCTTGTGGCAACCGTGAGAGGCTACGCCAGCCATGAAGAAGGAGTATTTTCGGAAATTGCTAACGCCCGTTCCCGTTTGATTGGTGCCGGTTCTGCTTCAGAAGCGCTGGAAGCTAATCAGCAGTTAGAATCAGCCTTAAGCCGTTTGTTGGTAATTGTTGAGCAGTATCCCCAGTTAAAAGCGGATACGCATTTCACCCGCTTAATGGATGAGCTGGCTGCTTCTGAGAATAAAATTGCTCAGGGGCGCCGCCGCTACAATCAAGCGGTTGAGGCGTGGAATGTGAAAATCAAACAGTTCCCGACAGTTGTGATCGCTAACATGTTCGGAAAACAAGCGCGGCCGTTCTTTGAAGCGCGTCCGGGAGCAGAAGAAGTACCGCAGGTACAGTTTTAAGATACAAAGAAAAGAGCTGGGTTACCCCGGCTCTTCTTTGTTTTTGACCTGTTTTGGATTTAGCTTCTGCTTAGTTTGGGCAGATTTAGCGAACGAATAATTATCAAAGTCATAGTTATATCCATAGAGATCATATTGGTAGTCGTAAATCCGGTGAGGATTGATTATTCTCTGCTTGGACAAGATGATTCACTCCACCGTGAGGCTCTTTATTACAGCCTATGAGGGGAGGGATGAATCTGTTAACTGACTTTTTCTTGTTCTAAGGTTTGGTCGTACACAGTGATCAGCTGCCTGGATGTATTTTCA is a window from the Bacillota bacterium genome containing:
- a CDS encoding TPM domain-containing protein is translated as MLFLILAVTPVVAAAFPKPVGYVNDFAGILNSGSRAHITAIAESLAEEQGIELAVVTISDIGDEILENYAVDLFAEWGIGGPEDSGILILLVLESRDLRVETGYGIETVLPAGKVGAILDQYVIPHLAKNDYNTGLVEAARVFQAVLSDESFELDRKTDDSGDLTAFLVFVAIAIFISVMARKQPPNTPGGTGGSGTGGRGYPRTVIVPTTRIPRSGGGGRSGGFGGFGGGRSGGGGASRKF
- a CDS encoding RNA-binding transcriptional accessory protein → MDIIHQIAQELKISAKQVEQTVKLLDEGNTIPFIARYRKEATGELDEVVIRNLADRLSYLRNLETRKSEVLSLIAEQDKLTEEIQKQIQSAVTLQALEDIYRPFRPKRRTRASIAKEKGLEPLADLIFEQSGAALDKLAEPFISEEVDSIEAALQGAADILAERFADDPNLRQTARHFTWNYGVIVCEAANKEPSEQDLEFKMYFDYQEPVHKIPPHRVLAINRGERLKALKVKLSVEPEPIYRSFAKKLITSSTSPGSQWLHAVIEDSYQRLLAPSVEREIRNQLTETAEEHSIAIFAKNLRQLLMQAPVRGRNLLGIDPAYRTGCKVAALNSYGDLLATATIYPHDPRNQWEQSLQVLAEMVDKHKIDLITIGNGTASRETEQLVAELIKNHNRKLEYLVVNEAGASVYSASDLARQEFPELDVSMRGAVSIARRVIDPLAELVKIDPKSIGVGLYQHDVNQKELAKALGEVVESCVNYVGVELNSASPALLRHVSGLTAPVAERISAYRSEIGGFTSREQLKEIKGLGAKTFEQCAGFLRIAQSTDPLDNTAVHPESYPLARQILRLIGYETQDLNTSLPEIRAKLKTLDPKAVAAELNAGEPTVRDILAALAQPGRDPRDELPPPFFRADVLEISDLRPGMILKGTVQNVVDFGAFVDIGVQKAGLVHISQISEQYISHPTDVLQVGDIVTVQVLSVDEAQGRISLTMKIKQHP
- a CDS encoding YigZ family protein encodes the protein MLSEYLTVAKASEIVLIERKSKFIGRAKPVSTVEEAEEFIAEISKKHWDATHNVYAYVVGNQAEQQKCSDDGEPSGTSGLPTLEAIKSLDMVNVVVVTTRYFGGTLLGRGGLIRAYGGAAAEALRAAGIVRYVPHQRIKVTVDYTLMGKVQNELVNSGVIIHDTEYLAEVTFSVDVLPDQVDQIYRMLQEITADQFQWQPDVQVYHQIPVENLP
- a CDS encoding nucleoside triphosphate pyrophosphohydrolase family protein; protein product: MGLAGEAGEVCDYLKKVVFHGHELDAQKVEEELGDVLWYLANLADAVGLSLSEIAEKNIAKLRKRYPNGFEQVRSQERG
- a CDS encoding LemA family protein: MKKGSLVLGIIVILLVALIGGVVSSYNSLVSMETAVDSSWAEVENLLQNRADLIPNLVATVRGYASHEEGVFSEIANARSRLIGAGSASEALEANQQLESALSRLLVIVEQYPQLKADTHFTRLMDELAASENKIAQGRRRYNQAVEAWNVKIKQFPTVVIANMFGKQARPFFEARPGAEEVPQVQF
- the lepB gene encoding signal peptidase I — its product is MQVKRTKSPLQEWIETIVGAAVLTAFIIIFIAQSFVVDGSSMMPTLENNQRLLVDKLTYRFREPRHGDIVVFKYPANPKEEFIKRVIAVPGDAVAIAGGKVYVNGVVIEEDYIAETTIRGFNPHIVPEGHYFVLGDNRNNSLDSRDPRVGFVPRENIVGRAIWSYWPLDRIHIFRMPEAFAGIADQE